One window of the Methanomassiliicoccaceae archaeon DOK genome contains the following:
- a CDS encoding acetylornithine transaminase: MDFNEVKEKSDRYLFQNYGRIPLSFTHGSGCYLYGSDGREYLDLVAGIAVNSLGYAHPDVTRAIQEQAARMTHVSNLYYVEQQAELAERIASITPGELDRTLFCNSGAEANEGALKTAVRYTGRSKVLAALDGFHGRTSAAMGATGQESIQKSFEPLIAHSYGYFRFGDLESVKEMMTKDVAALIVEPIQGESGVHTASAEFFKGVRDLCDDNGTVMIADEVQTGIGRTGEWYGIQNHGVVPDIITMAKALGGGTPIGAVTTTDGISAIMTPGTHGTTFGGNPLVCSAGCAVLDVMKRDGVVAHAKEIGARWMADLKAIDSPRIREVRGCGLIIGVQMDTAETASMVQRYCRDNGVLINVAHGGTIRLIPPLIIDDAQKDVFTKLLAEALAQ, from the coding sequence ATGGATTTCAACGAAGTCAAGGAGAAGAGCGACCGCTACCTGTTCCAGAACTACGGCCGCATACCGCTCTCGTTCACGCACGGCAGCGGCTGCTACCTCTACGGCAGCGACGGGAGGGAGTACCTGGACCTGGTGGCCGGCATCGCGGTCAACTCCCTCGGCTACGCCCATCCGGACGTGACCAGGGCTATCCAGGAGCAGGCCGCCAGGATGACCCACGTCTCCAACCTGTACTACGTGGAGCAGCAGGCCGAGCTGGCCGAGAGGATCGCGTCCATCACCCCCGGGGAGCTGGACAGGACGCTGTTCTGCAACAGCGGGGCCGAGGCCAACGAGGGCGCGCTGAAGACGGCGGTGCGCTACACGGGGCGCTCCAAGGTGCTCGCGGCGCTGGACGGGTTCCACGGGAGGACGTCGGCGGCGATGGGTGCCACAGGCCAGGAGAGCATACAGAAGTCGTTCGAGCCCCTCATCGCCCACTCCTACGGGTACTTCAGATTCGGGGACCTGGAGAGCGTCAAGGAGATGATGACGAAGGACGTGGCCGCCCTGATAGTCGAGCCCATCCAGGGGGAGAGCGGGGTCCACACGGCCTCCGCAGAGTTCTTCAAGGGGGTCCGCGACCTGTGCGACGACAACGGCACCGTGATGATCGCCGACGAGGTGCAGACCGGGATCGGGCGCACCGGGGAGTGGTACGGCATTCAGAACCACGGCGTCGTGCCGGACATCATCACAATGGCGAAGGCCCTCGGGGGCGGGACGCCCATCGGGGCGGTCACGACAACCGACGGCATCTCCGCCATCATGACCCCGGGGACCCACGGCACGACCTTCGGCGGGAACCCGCTGGTGTGCAGCGCCGGATGCGCGGTCCTGGACGTCATGAAGAGGGACGGCGTCGTCGCCCACGCCAAGGAGATCGGCGCGAGGTGGATGGCCGACCTGAAGGCCATCGACTCCCCGAGGATCAGGGAGGTCCGCGGGTGCGGGCTCATAATCGGCGTCCAGATGGACACGGCCGAGACGGCGTCCATGGTGCAGAGGTACTGCCGCGACAACGGCGTGCTCATCAACGTCGCCCACGGCGGCACGATCCGCCTGATCCCGCCGCTCATCATCGACGATGCCCAGAAGGACGTCTTCACGAAGCTCCTGGCCGAGGCCCTGGCGCAGTGA
- the argB gene encoding acetylglutamate kinase — MDDLYVLKFGGNAIRGRDDMMRLSREIAELIRDGDRIILVHGGGPEISEEMERRGMTPRKVCGVRVTDADSLDVAETVLRRLNAEIVGCLQESGVQALGIPGYFCTVCTRKPPMKVVEDGNEVEVDLGLVGEVSGTDPQCLFDLLEQGITPVIYPIGKDAEGRMLNVNADTMVAGVAAGVGCREMITITDVPGIMLDINNSGSKVDSLTLEEVDRLIADGTISGGMIPKVEACRKALLAGVSTVRMVNGKDPRSIITDIKKGVPHGTVITR, encoded by the coding sequence ATGGACGATCTATACGTTCTCAAGTTCGGTGGCAACGCGATCCGTGGCAGGGACGACATGATGCGCCTGTCCAGGGAGATCGCGGAGCTCATCCGTGACGGTGACAGGATCATCCTGGTCCACGGCGGGGGCCCAGAGATATCCGAGGAGATGGAGAGGCGCGGCATGACGCCCCGCAAGGTCTGCGGGGTCAGGGTGACCGACGCCGACTCCCTGGATGTGGCGGAGACGGTTCTCAGGAGGCTCAACGCCGAGATAGTCGGATGCCTCCAGGAGTCGGGCGTCCAGGCCCTGGGCATCCCGGGGTACTTCTGCACCGTCTGCACGAGGAAGCCCCCGATGAAGGTCGTCGAGGACGGCAACGAGGTCGAGGTCGACCTCGGTCTTGTGGGCGAGGTGTCAGGCACCGATCCGCAGTGCCTGTTCGACCTGCTTGAGCAGGGGATCACCCCCGTCATCTACCCCATCGGCAAGGATGCCGAGGGCAGGATGCTCAACGTGAACGCCGACACCATGGTCGCCGGCGTAGCGGCCGGTGTGGGATGCAGGGAGATGATCACCATCACTGACGTCCCCGGCATCATGCTGGACATCAACAACTCAGGCTCCAAGGTGGACTCCCTGACCCTGGAGGAGGTCGACCGTCTCATAGCGGACGGCACGATCTCCGGAGGCATGATCCCCAAGGTGGAGGCCTGCAGGAAGGCCCTGCTCGCAGGGGTCTCCACCGTCAGGATGGTCAACGGGAAGGATCCCAGGAGCATAATCACGGACATCAAGAAGGGCGTCCCCCACGGGACGGTCATCACGAGGTGA